The following coding sequences lie in one Ictalurus furcatus strain D&B chromosome 7, Billie_1.0, whole genome shotgun sequence genomic window:
- the LOC128610730 gene encoding carcinoembryonic antigen-related cell adhesion molecule 5-like yields the protein MVIDFDLSSSVYTGDRVTLTCNLLSTGWTFLWYKDYQKSNPLSPGTTDNNTLNVTVSNEGGTQYYCKARRGNYDSAYSDPITITVRARPKPAVKVQPAERVFIGETVTLTCEVQTGESWRYLWYRNNEELSDAAGKKTHTITDIKDSDKGDYTCNGTQSSDPEYTQTSDAVTLTVSEKPKPELTSSLKGAALTGNSVTLYCTLKPQSAGWKFYWTEPTRSRQTETKTHLYTIRSVSVYDRGYYKCIARRGNPVYYTHYSDALWVNVIESPQPVVIIEPGTQVYKGETVTLRCNIQGGGDTQWTYSWKKNDYTENLHHTTQEFSIRSVTDSDRGKYTCRGRRSDSQSSEISAPVTLTVSGECVSLCY from the exons ATGGTTATTGACTTCGatctgagt AGTTCCGTCTACACTGGAGACAGAGTTACTCTGACCTGTAATCTGCTGTCTACTGGATGGACTTTTCTCTGGTACAAAGATTATCAGAAATCAAATCCCCTGTCTCCTGGAACCACAGACAACAACACACTCAATGTAACAGTCTCTAATGAAGGAGGAACACAGTACTACTGTAAAGCACGCAGGGGAAACTACGACTCAGCGTACAGTGATCCAATCACAATTACAGTGAGAG CGAGACCAAAGCCTGCAGTGAAAGTACAGCCAGCTGAGCGTGTGTTCATTGGGGAAACCGTCACTCTCACATGTGAGGTACAGACTGGAGAATCCTGGCGTTACCTCTGGTATAGAAATAATGAAGAACTCAGTGATGCTgcaggaaagaaaacacacacaatcactgaTATTAAAGACTCTGATAAAGGTGATTATACATGTAATGGAACACAGTCATCAGACCCAGAATACACACAGACcagtgatgctgttacactgactgtatcag AAAAACCTAAACCTGAACTCACATCAAGCCTTAAAGGAGCTGCACTGACAGGAAACTCAGTGACTCTGTACTGTACACTGAAGCCGCAGTCTGCTGGATGGAAGTTTTACTGGACCGAACCCACACGGAGCCGTCAGACTGAGACAAaaacacacctctacaccatCAGATCAGTTAGTGTCTATGATCGAGGTTATTACAAGTGCATAGCTAGAAGAGGAAACCCAgtctactacacacactacagtgatgCACTCTGGGTAAATGTTATTG AGAGTCCTCAACCTGTGGTGATTATAGAGCCTGGTACACAGGTGTACAAAGGAGAGACTGTGACTCTCAGGTGTAACATACAGGGAGGAGGAGACACTCAGTGGACATACAGCTGGAAGAAGAATGATTACACAGAGAACCTACACCACACAACACAGGAGTTCAGCATCAGATCAGTTACAGACTCTGACAGAGGTAAATACACCTGCAGAGGGAGGAGAAGTGACTCTCAGAGCTCAGAGATCAGTGCTCCTGTTACACTcactgtatcaggtgagtgtgtgagtttatgtTATTAG